One Glycine max cultivar Williams 82 chromosome 4, Glycine_max_v4.0, whole genome shotgun sequence DNA segment encodes these proteins:
- the LOC100795668 gene encoding serine carboxypeptidase-like 45 encodes MKWPTWKSKSNTMAISVVFLHLSFSMEVFCHPSHADTIAALPGQPHVGFQQFSGYVTVDDKKQKSLFYYFAEAETDPASKPLVLWLNGGPGCSSLGVGAFSENGPFRPNGEFLIKNYYSWNKEANMLYLETPVGVGFSYAKGSSSYMTVNDEATARDNLIFLLRWFNKFPQYRSRDLFLTGESYAGHYVPQLAKLIIEMNTKNKIFNLKGIALGNPVLEYATDFNSRAEFFWSHGLISDSTYNMFTTVCNYSRYVSEYYRDSVSPLCSKVMGQVSRETSKFVDKYDVTLDVCISSVLSQSKVICPQSQEANESIDVCVDDKVTNYLNRRDVQEALHAKLVGIRKWDVCSNILDYDMLNLEVPTLPVVGSLIKAGVKVLIYSGDQDSVIPLTGSRTLVQKLARQLGLNSTVPYRVWFEGQQVGGWTQVYGNILSFATVRGASHEAPFSQPERSLVLFKSFLEGRPLPDAF; translated from the exons ATGAAGTGGCCAACATGGAAGTCCAAGTCCAACACCATGGCAATATCTGTGGTGTTTCTTCACCTGAGTTTCTCCATGGAGGTGTTCTGTCACCCTTCTCATGCAGACACAATTGCTGCGCTTCCTGGCCAACCCCACGTAGGCTTTCAACAGTTCTCAGGATATGTCACAGTTGATGACAAGAAACAAAAGTCTCTCTTTTACTATTTTGCTGAGGCAGAAACTGATCCAGCATCAAAGCCTCTTGTTCTGTGGCTCAATGGAG GACCTGGTTGTTCTTCTCTGGGAGTTGGAGCATTCTCAGAAAATGGACCCTTCAGACCAAATGGAGAATttctgattaaaaattattatagttGGAATAAAG AGGCAAACATGCTGTATTTGGAGACACCAGTTGGAGTGGGGTTCTCTTATGCTAAAGGTAGCTCCTCCTATATGACTGTGAATGACGAGGCAACAG CCAGGGACAACCTTATATTCCTGCTACGCTGGTTCAACAAGTTCCCTCAATACAGGAGCAGAGACTTGTTTCTAACGGGGGAAAGCTATGCAG GTCATTATGTTCCTCAACTTGCAAAGCTCATAATTGAAATGAACACAAAGAACAAGATATTCAATCTGAAAGGCATTGCC TTGGGTAATCCAGTTCTAGAATATGCCACCGACTTCAATTCAAGGGCTGAGTTCTTCTGGTCTCATGGACTAATATCAGATTCAACCTACAACATGTTCACCACAGTGTGTAACTATTCTAGGTACGTGAGTGAGTACTATAGGGACTCGGTTTCGCCTCTTTGTTCAAAGGTAATGGGCCAAGTGAGCAGAGAAACCAGCAAATTTGTGGACAAATATGATGTCACACTTGATGTTTGCATTTCCTCCGTGCTATCACAATCCAAGGTTATTTGTCCTCAATCCCAA GAAGCAAATGAGAGCATAGATGTGTGTGTAGATGACAAGGTTACAAACTACTTAAACCGGAGAGATGTACAAGAGGCACTTCATGCAAAGCTCGTTGGCATTCGCAAGTGGGATGTTTGCAGCAA CATACTGGACTATGATATGCTAAACCTGGAAGTGCCTACACTCCCTGTTGTTGGATCACTGATAAAAGCTGGAGTTAAGGTCCTAATTTATAG TGGAGATCAAGATTCTGTAATTCCACTGACTGGAAGCCGTACCTTAGTTCAGAAGTTGGCAAGACAATTAGGACTGAATTCAACAGTCCCTTACAGAGTATGGTTTGAAGGCCAACAG GTTGGTGGGTGGACTCAAGTATATGGCAATATCCTCTCGTTTGCCACTGTTAGAGGTGCCTCCCATGAAGCCCCTTTCTCACAACCTGAAAGATCACTTGTGCTATTCAAGTCATTCTTGGAAGGCAGGCCCTTACCTGACGCTTTCTGA
- the LOC100795139 gene encoding coiled-coil domain-containing protein SCD2 isoform X2 → MDRRRNASPVYARQWSGGSSSTGSSSPAMSPAHPQSRLGPTSATGLSTVKRTQNVAAKAAAQRLARVMASQNTTADDGEDDDDLDFRFSAPSPASLSSFSSNSGSNRSASTNATAIPPISVARPNRSPSPALGRNFVEHTHSVRSTSAGRPAVSVRSAAVVPPNKSTLRTPMAIPPIDPPTNRNREKRFTSDMSIRPLNSKDTGDQREASALRDELDMLQEENEDLLEKLRQAEEKRQEVEARTRELEKQVASLGEGVSLEAKLLSRKEAALRQREAALKAAQQTQSGRDEDITALRVEIQNLKDDATAALEQQQEAEAEAKSLRTMTQRMILTQEEMEEVVLKRCWLARYWGLAVKHGICADIAQSKHEHWSSLAPLPFELVISAGQKAKEESWNKSADGPDRSKLVRDLNDLAGEGNIESMLSVEMGLRELASLKVEDAVVLALAQHRRPNSVRQSVLDSKSRGDAKYSEAFGMVNLFLEKSFVSWCGRRYCRRTPSVLDCPQWTVTKFT, encoded by the exons ATGGATCGGAGGAGAAACGCGAGTCCGGTGTACGCCCGGCAGTGGAGCGGCGGTTCCAGCAGCACCGGTTCCTCGTCGCCGGCGATGTCGCCGGCTCATCCTCAGTCGCGCCTCGGTCCTACTTCTGCCACCGGTCTCTCCACCGTCAAGCGCACGCAAAACGTGGCCGCCAAAGCCGCCGCGCAGCGACTTGCTCGCGTGATGGCGTCTCAGAATACCACCGCCGACGACGGCGAGGACGACGACGATCTCGATTTCCGGTTCAGCGCTCCGTCTCCGGcctctctttcttccttctccagcAACTCCGGCAGTAACCGGAGTGCCAGCACGAATGCCACCGCCATTCCTCCGATTTCGGTCGCCAGGCCTAACAGATCTCCTTCTCCTGCG TTAGGTCGGAACTTTGTAGAGCATACTCATTCGGTTCGTTCAACATCAGCTGGAAGACCAGCGGTTTCAGTTCGCTCAGCGGCAGTGGTGCCACCGAACAAATCCACACTCCGGACGCCTATGGCTATACCTCCTATTGACCCTCCTACCAATCGGAATAGAGAGAAAAG GTTTACATCAGATATGTCCATCAGACCACTTAACTCAAAAGACACAGGAGATCAGCGTGAAGCTTCTGCACTCCGTGATGAA CTTGATATGCTACAAGAAGAGAATGAGGATTTATTAGAAAAG CTAAGACAAGCAGAGGAAAAACGCCAAGAAGTGGAGGCAAGAACTAGGGAACTTGAGAAACAG GTTGCTTCTCTTGGAGAAGGTGTATCCCTGGAAGCTAAACTGCTAAGCAG GAAGGAAGCTGCTCTGCGTCAAAGAGAG GCTGCTCTCAAGGCTGCTCAACAAACACAGAGTGGGAGAGATGAGGATATCACAGCCCTTCGAGTGGAAATTCAG AACCTAAAAGATGATGCTACAGCAGCTTTGGAACAACAGCAAGAAGCTGAAGCTGAAGCAAAGTCTCTTCGCACAATGACACAAAGAATGATTTTGACCCAAGAAGAAATG GAGGAAGTTGTCTTGAAGAGATGTTGGCTAGCCCGCTACTGGGGTCTTGCTGTAAAACATG GCATATGTGCAGATATAGCACAATCCAAGCATGAGCATTGGTCTTCTCTAGCTCCTCTTCCTTTTGAACTTGTCATCTCTGCTGGACAAAAGGCTAAGGAGGAATCCTGGAACAAAA GTGCTGATGGTCCAGATAGAAGCAAACTTGTTCGTGATTTGAATGATCTTGCTGGGGAAGGAAATATTGAGAGTATGCTCTCAGTTGAGATGGGTTTGAGGGAACTTGCTTCCTTAAAG gTTGAGGATGCTGTTGTGCTTGCATTAGCCCAACACAGACGGCCAAATTCGGTTCGACAATCCGTTTTAG ATTCCAAATCACGTGGTGATGCCAAATATTCAGAAGCATTTG GCATGGTTAACTTATTTCTGGAGAAGAGCTTTGTTTCATGGTGTGGAAGAAGATATTGCAGAAGAACGCCTTCAGTTTTGGATTGCCCGCAGTGGACAGTCACCAAGTTCACATGA
- the LOC100795139 gene encoding coiled-coil domain-containing protein SCD2 isoform X1, translating into MDRRRNASPVYARQWSGGSSSTGSSSPAMSPAHPQSRLGPTSATGLSTVKRTQNVAAKAAAQRLARVMASQNTTADDGEDDDDLDFRFSAPSPASLSSFSSNSGSNRSASTNATAIPPISVARPNRSPSPALGRNFVEHTHSVRSTSAGRPAVSVRSAAVVPPNKSTLRTPMAIPPIDPPTNRNREKRFTSDMSIRPLNSKDTGDQREASALRDELDMLQEENEDLLEKLRQAEEKRQEVEARTRELEKQVASLGEGVSLEAKLLSRKEAALRQREAALKAAQQTQSGRDEDITALRVEIQNLKDDATAALEQQQEAEAEAKSLRTMTQRMILTQEEMEEVVLKRCWLARYWGLAVKHGICADIAQSKHEHWSSLAPLPFELVISAGQKAKEESWNKSADGPDRSKLVRDLNDLAGEGNIESMLSVEMGLRELASLKVEDAVVLALAQHRRPNSVRQSVLDSKSRGDAKYSEAFELSEEEAEDVLFKEAWLTYFWRRALFHGVEEDIAEERLQFWIARSGQSPSSHDAVDVERGLLELRKLSIEQQLWEASRKGIDQLQGSADANHKHASDSDASS; encoded by the exons ATGGATCGGAGGAGAAACGCGAGTCCGGTGTACGCCCGGCAGTGGAGCGGCGGTTCCAGCAGCACCGGTTCCTCGTCGCCGGCGATGTCGCCGGCTCATCCTCAGTCGCGCCTCGGTCCTACTTCTGCCACCGGTCTCTCCACCGTCAAGCGCACGCAAAACGTGGCCGCCAAAGCCGCCGCGCAGCGACTTGCTCGCGTGATGGCGTCTCAGAATACCACCGCCGACGACGGCGAGGACGACGACGATCTCGATTTCCGGTTCAGCGCTCCGTCTCCGGcctctctttcttccttctccagcAACTCCGGCAGTAACCGGAGTGCCAGCACGAATGCCACCGCCATTCCTCCGATTTCGGTCGCCAGGCCTAACAGATCTCCTTCTCCTGCG TTAGGTCGGAACTTTGTAGAGCATACTCATTCGGTTCGTTCAACATCAGCTGGAAGACCAGCGGTTTCAGTTCGCTCAGCGGCAGTGGTGCCACCGAACAAATCCACACTCCGGACGCCTATGGCTATACCTCCTATTGACCCTCCTACCAATCGGAATAGAGAGAAAAG GTTTACATCAGATATGTCCATCAGACCACTTAACTCAAAAGACACAGGAGATCAGCGTGAAGCTTCTGCACTCCGTGATGAA CTTGATATGCTACAAGAAGAGAATGAGGATTTATTAGAAAAG CTAAGACAAGCAGAGGAAAAACGCCAAGAAGTGGAGGCAAGAACTAGGGAACTTGAGAAACAG GTTGCTTCTCTTGGAGAAGGTGTATCCCTGGAAGCTAAACTGCTAAGCAG GAAGGAAGCTGCTCTGCGTCAAAGAGAG GCTGCTCTCAAGGCTGCTCAACAAACACAGAGTGGGAGAGATGAGGATATCACAGCCCTTCGAGTGGAAATTCAG AACCTAAAAGATGATGCTACAGCAGCTTTGGAACAACAGCAAGAAGCTGAAGCTGAAGCAAAGTCTCTTCGCACAATGACACAAAGAATGATTTTGACCCAAGAAGAAATG GAGGAAGTTGTCTTGAAGAGATGTTGGCTAGCCCGCTACTGGGGTCTTGCTGTAAAACATG GCATATGTGCAGATATAGCACAATCCAAGCATGAGCATTGGTCTTCTCTAGCTCCTCTTCCTTTTGAACTTGTCATCTCTGCTGGACAAAAGGCTAAGGAGGAATCCTGGAACAAAA GTGCTGATGGTCCAGATAGAAGCAAACTTGTTCGTGATTTGAATGATCTTGCTGGGGAAGGAAATATTGAGAGTATGCTCTCAGTTGAGATGGGTTTGAGGGAACTTGCTTCCTTAAAG gTTGAGGATGCTGTTGTGCTTGCATTAGCCCAACACAGACGGCCAAATTCGGTTCGACAATCCGTTTTAG ATTCCAAATCACGTGGTGATGCCAAATATTCAGAAGCATTTG AATTAAGTGAAGAGGAAGCAGAAGATGTTCTTTTCAAAGAG GCATGGTTAACTTATTTCTGGAGAAGAGCTTTGTTTCATGGTGTGGAAGAAGATATTGCAGAAGAACGCCTTCAGTTTTGGATTGCCCGCAGTGGACAGTCACCAAGTTCACATGATGCTGTTGATG TTGAGCGAGGCTTGTTGGAGTTGAGGAAGCTGAGTATAGAACAGCAACTTTGGGAAGCATCACGGAAGGGAATTGATCAGCTTCAGGGGTCAGCAGATGCTAATCATAAGCATGCCTCTGACTCTGATGCCTCATCCTGA
- the LOC100795139 gene encoding coiled-coil domain-containing protein SCD2 isoform X3 has translation MAIPPIDPPTNRNREKRFTSDMSIRPLNSKDTGDQREASALRDELDMLQEENEDLLEKLRQAEEKRQEVEARTRELEKQVASLGEGVSLEAKLLSRKEAALRQREAALKAAQQTQSGRDEDITALRVEIQNLKDDATAALEQQQEAEAEAKSLRTMTQRMILTQEEMEEVVLKRCWLARYWGLAVKHGICADIAQSKHEHWSSLAPLPFELVISAGQKAKEESWNKSADGPDRSKLVRDLNDLAGEGNIESMLSVEMGLRELASLKVEDAVVLALAQHRRPNSVRQSVLDSKSRGDAKYSEAFELSEEEAEDVLFKEAWLTYFWRRALFHGVEEDIAEERLQFWIARSGQSPSSHDAVDVERGLLELRKLSIEQQLWEASRKGIDQLQGSADANHKHASDSDASS, from the exons ATGGCTATACCTCCTATTGACCCTCCTACCAATCGGAATAGAGAGAAAAG GTTTACATCAGATATGTCCATCAGACCACTTAACTCAAAAGACACAGGAGATCAGCGTGAAGCTTCTGCACTCCGTGATGAA CTTGATATGCTACAAGAAGAGAATGAGGATTTATTAGAAAAG CTAAGACAAGCAGAGGAAAAACGCCAAGAAGTGGAGGCAAGAACTAGGGAACTTGAGAAACAG GTTGCTTCTCTTGGAGAAGGTGTATCCCTGGAAGCTAAACTGCTAAGCAG GAAGGAAGCTGCTCTGCGTCAAAGAGAG GCTGCTCTCAAGGCTGCTCAACAAACACAGAGTGGGAGAGATGAGGATATCACAGCCCTTCGAGTGGAAATTCAG AACCTAAAAGATGATGCTACAGCAGCTTTGGAACAACAGCAAGAAGCTGAAGCTGAAGCAAAGTCTCTTCGCACAATGACACAAAGAATGATTTTGACCCAAGAAGAAATG GAGGAAGTTGTCTTGAAGAGATGTTGGCTAGCCCGCTACTGGGGTCTTGCTGTAAAACATG GCATATGTGCAGATATAGCACAATCCAAGCATGAGCATTGGTCTTCTCTAGCTCCTCTTCCTTTTGAACTTGTCATCTCTGCTGGACAAAAGGCTAAGGAGGAATCCTGGAACAAAA GTGCTGATGGTCCAGATAGAAGCAAACTTGTTCGTGATTTGAATGATCTTGCTGGGGAAGGAAATATTGAGAGTATGCTCTCAGTTGAGATGGGTTTGAGGGAACTTGCTTCCTTAAAG gTTGAGGATGCTGTTGTGCTTGCATTAGCCCAACACAGACGGCCAAATTCGGTTCGACAATCCGTTTTAG ATTCCAAATCACGTGGTGATGCCAAATATTCAGAAGCATTTG AATTAAGTGAAGAGGAAGCAGAAGATGTTCTTTTCAAAGAG GCATGGTTAACTTATTTCTGGAGAAGAGCTTTGTTTCATGGTGTGGAAGAAGATATTGCAGAAGAACGCCTTCAGTTTTGGATTGCCCGCAGTGGACAGTCACCAAGTTCACATGATGCTGTTGATG TTGAGCGAGGCTTGTTGGAGTTGAGGAAGCTGAGTATAGAACAGCAACTTTGGGAAGCATCACGGAAGGGAATTGATCAGCTTCAGGGGTCAGCAGATGCTAATCATAAGCATGCCTCTGACTCTGATGCCTCATCCTGA